The following proteins are encoded in a genomic region of Magnolia sinica isolate HGM2019 chromosome 1, MsV1, whole genome shotgun sequence:
- the LOC131242761 gene encoding protein TIFY 5A-like, with the protein MSLTMGRNCNLELQLFPAGVDADHPSPDSSQASREESVKNLQELTIFYNGWICICDVTEFQAREILCFANQEMHEKLTAHRPDILLPSQQPQLRVPALSMKRSLQRFLQKRKSRILTTSPYKQ; encoded by the exons ATGTCCCTCACCATGGGTAGGAATTGCAACTTGGAGCTTCAACTTTTCCCTGCCGGCGTCGATGCCGATCACCCATCTCCAGATTCCAGCCAAGCATC GAGAGAAGAATCAGTCAAAAACTTGCAGGAACTGACGATTTTTTATAATGGCTGGATTTGCATCTGCGATGTAACGGAGTTTCAG gctagggagatcttatgctttgCGAATCAAGAAATGCATGAGAAGCTAACAGCGCATCGTCCAGACATTCTTCTGCCATCTCAGCAGCCTCAACTTCGTGTTCCAGCTCTTTCAATGAAGAGATCTTTGCAGCGGTTCTTACAAAAGAGGAAGAGTAGGATTCTGACAACTTCCCCTTACAAGCAATAG